The following coding sequences lie in one Sinorhizobium fredii USDA 257 genomic window:
- the pal gene encoding peptidoglycan-associated lipoprotein Pal, which produces MSRIDTPAASRMQTIARNPVMLALFMTLAVAGCASKKNLPNDAAGLGLGAGAATPGSQQDFTVNVGDRIFFDTDSSSIRADAQATLDRQAQWLAKYPNYAITVEGHADERGTREYNLALGARRAAATREYLTSRGVPANRMRTISYGKEKPVAVCDDISCWSQNRRAVTVLGGAGS; this is translated from the coding sequence ATGAGCCGAATTGACACCCCGGCAGCAAGCCGCATGCAGACCATTGCCCGCAATCCCGTCATGCTCGCCCTTTTCATGACACTTGCCGTTGCCGGCTGTGCTTCCAAGAAGAACCTGCCGAACGACGCCGCCGGCCTCGGTCTCGGCGCAGGCGCCGCGACGCCGGGCTCGCAGCAGGACTTCACCGTCAATGTCGGCGACCGCATCTTCTTCGATACCGACTCGAGCTCCATCCGTGCCGACGCCCAGGCGACGCTCGACCGCCAGGCCCAGTGGCTGGCAAAGTATCCGAACTACGCGATTACCGTCGAAGGCCACGCCGACGAGCGCGGTACGCGCGAATACAACCTGGCGCTCGGTGCCCGCCGCGCCGCTGCCACGCGCGAGTATCTCACCAGCCGCGGCGTTCCGGCGAACCGCATGCGGACGATCTCCTACGGCAAGGAAAAGCCGGTCGCCGTCTGCGACGACATTTCCTGCTGGTCGCAGAACCGCCGCGCCGTCACCGTTCTCGGCGGCGCCGGAAGCTAA